TTAAAAAAATGGGCGTATTAAGATTACAATTGCCAACCGACCCAAGATGGGTAAATATTGTTGAGAAAAATATTGAAGAAATCTTGACAGATCACGCTTGGTGCGAACAGAAAGCGGCAACAAACGCGATTACGATTATTACGAATAATTCTGAACATCAAGATTTAGTGAAAGATTTATTGGCTTTAGCTAAAGAAGAAATTGATCATTTTGAACAAGTTCATAATATCATTATCAAAAGAGGACTAAAACTAGGGCGTGAGCGTAAAGATGATTACGTAAACGAATTATATCAATACATGAAAAGAAGCGGTGACGGAAGCCGTGTTTCTGGATTGGTAGAAAGATTATTATTCTCTGCGATGATTGAAGCCAGAAGCTGTGAACGTTTCAAAGTTCTTTCTGAAAACATAAAAGACGAAGAACTTGCTGTGTTTTATAGAGAATTAATGGAAAGCGAAGCAGGACATTATACAACTTTCATCACCTACGCACGTAAATACGGAACAGGAATCGATGTTGAAAAACGCTGGAGAGAATGGTTAGCTTTTGAAGAATCAATCATTACCAATTACGGAAAAGGAGAGACGATACACGGATAAAGTTTTTTGTTTCAGGTTTATTTTTGTTTCAAGTTCCAAGTTGATAAACTTTGTGAATCTTTGTGAAATCTTAGTGGATCTCGGTGAAATAAAAAAATCCGTGAAAATCTGCGTTTTCGCGAAAGCGAATCCGTTTAATCCGTGTTCTATTTACCCAATAATTTAAATCTGAAATCTACATTCTAAAATCTAAAATTCCCTATATTTGAGAGTAACCAAAATCTCGAACTATGAGAATAGAAATGGACCTGAAATTAGGATTTAAAGATGTAATGTTTAGACCTAAAAGATCAACGCTTAAAAGCCGTTCTGAAGTTTCTTTAGAGCAAAATTTCAAATTTTTGCACAGCACAGCATCTTGGACAGGAACTCCGATAATGGCTGCCAATATGGATACCGTAGGAACTTTTGAAATAGCGAAAGTTTTAGCAAAAGAAAAACTCTTTACGGCCATTCATAAACATTACACATTAGAAGAATGGAATGTATTTCTAAAAGATGTAACTCCAGATTTCTATGATTATATTGCCGTAAGCACAGGAACAGGGAAAGAAGATTTTGATAAAATAGGTGCAATAATTTCTGCAAATCCATTGCTGAAATTTATTTGTATTGATGTTGCAAACGGTTACTCGGAACATTTTGTTCAGTTTTTAAAGAAAACCCGAAAACAATATCCAGATAAAATCATTATTGCCGGAAATGTAGTTACGGGCGAAATGACCGAAGAGTTACTTTTGGCTGGAGCCGATATCGTAAAAGTCGGAATTGGTCCAGGTTCGGTTTGCACAACCCGAGTTAAAACAGGTGTTGGTTATCCACAATTATCTGCTATAATTGAATGTGCCGACGCAGCTCATGGTTTAGGCGGACACATTATAAGTGATGGCGGATGCACAACTCCCGGCGATGTTGCCAAAGCTTTTGGCGCTGCAGCTGATTTTGTTATGCTTGGCGGTATGCTTGCAGGACACACAGAAAGTGGAGGCGAACTAATAGAAGTAAAAGGCGAAAAATTCAAACAATTTTACGGAATGAGCTCTAAAACTGCAATGGAGAAACATGCTGGAGGTGTTGCAGAATACAGAGCCAGTGAAGGGAAAACAGTTCAAGTTCCGTTTAAAGGAGACGTTATTCATACTGTTTTAGATATATTGGGAGGAATTAGAAGTACTTGCACTTATGTAGGAGCTTCAAGATTAAAAGAATTAACAAAAAGAACAACTTTCATCCGCGTAAGCGAACAAGAAAATCAAGTTTTTACAAAATAAATATGATTACAATTACCGAAGCATCTCTTGAAGATATAGCTAAAATTCAAGAAATTGCACATATAACTTGGCCAATTACTTATGGCGAAATTCTAACTGCAGAACAATTAGAATATATGTTGGATATGATATATTCTAATGAAGCATTATCAAAACAAATCCAGAATAAAGAACAGTTGTTTTATTTAATTTCTGATACAGAATCAGTAATTGGCTTCATAGGAATTGAGCATAATTATAAAAACGAAGCAATTACCAAAATTCATAAAATATATCTTCTGCCAGAAACACAAGGAAAAGGTTTCGGCAAAATAGTGTTTGAAGAAATTGCAAAAATGGCTTTAGAAAATAATTCAAAAGAACTTTTATTAAATGTAAACCGATTTAACACGGCGTTGAATTTCTACAAAAAACTAGGTTTCGAAATCAAAGAAACGGTTGATATAGAAATTGGAAATGGGTATTTAATGGAAGATTATGTGATGGGGAAAAATATTTAAAAGTAGTTTTTTCTTAATCTTGTCATTTCGACGAAGGAGAAATCACACAAGTATTTCTGCAAAGTAAATCGCCAATCTTTGTCGAGTTTCGAGTGTGATTCCTCGTTCCTCGGAATGACAAACTGTAGGTATTTGGCTCATTCAACTCACAATCACATCATGCTTAAACAATAACCCTTTCAATTCTTTCAAAGAAAAAACAGCTTTTTTCAGTTTCGTTTTAGAAGGATCAATAGTGTAATTATAACTTGTATTAAAATCGGCTTTATTGGCTATGGCTTTGTTGAATTCAGAACGATACAAATCGCAGTTGTCAAATAAAACGCCTGTTAAATCAGCTGCCATAAAATCTACTGCTATTAAACTGCAATTAGTAAATGGAGTTCCTTTTAGTTTTAAAGTGTAAAACTTGGAGAAATCCAAAATGCAATCATTAAAGCGAACTTCAAAAATGAGTTTGTCACACATCGCAAAATTCACTTCTTTAATTTCGCAGCGATTAAAAGTTACGGTTCTAAAAGCAACATAATTAATTTTTGCTTCACTGAAAATGCAGTTATTAAAAACACAATCGATAAAAGTAACGGCCAAAAAAGTGCAAGCAGAGAAGTTACAATTGTTAAAAACACAGCATTCGAAGTCTTTAAAATTAAGATCATCTTTGGTGTAAACAATCGTATTGTATTCTTTATCAAGAAAATATTCGCTTTCTTTTTTCAATCTTTTTCGATAATTATTTGAAGGTGAAAAGGTAATAATTTACCATAGAAAAATGAGAACAAATTATAAATGATTTTGATTCCATTCTCATTTTTAATCCATAAAATGCTGTAGCTTTACACTTATTTTTTAAGTTAAAACATATCAATTTTTATTATATGGAACCAACAAGAAAGGAACATGATTTTTTAGGAGAATTAGAAATTCCGAATCATTTATACTACGGAATCCAGACTTTTAGAGCTGTAGAGAATTTCAATATTACAGGAATTCCGATTTCAAAAGAACCTTTATTCATCAAAGCTTTAGGTTATGTAAAAAAAGCTGCAGCTTTAGCCAACAAAGATTGTGGTGCTATTGATGCAAAAATAGCAGAAGCAATCTGTTATGGAAGCGATCAGGTTATTGCTGGTAAATTTGATCAGGAATTTGTGAGTGATTTAATTCAGGGTGGCGCTGGAACTTCGGTAAATATGAATGCAAACGAAGTTATTGCCAATATTGGATTAGAATATTTAGGTCATAAAAAAGGAGAATACCAGTTTCTTCATCCAAATAATCATGTAAATTGTTCTCAGTCTACAAACGATGCATACCCATCAGCATTTAGAATTGCTTTGTATTTGAAAATGGACAGCTTCATCAAAACTTTAGCAGGTTTAGAAGTTGCTTTTGCCAAAAAAGGAGAGGAGTTCAAAGAAGTTCTAAAAATGGGAAGAACGCAGCTTCAAGATGCGGTACCAATGACTTTAGGGCAAGAATTTAAAGCTTATGCAACAACAATTGGCGAAGATATTCAGCGTTTGAAAAATGCTCAAGAATTATTGTTGGAAATCAATATGGGCGCAACAGCCATTGGGACAAAAGTAAATGCTCCCGAAGGGTATCCAGAAATCTGTGTAAAATATTTGGCAGATGAGGTTGGAATTCCTTTAACGCTTTCGCCAGATTTGATTGAAGCAACGGTAGATACAGGCGCTTACGTTCAGATTATGGGAACATTAAAACGTTCTGCGGTTAAGATTTCTAAAATCTGTAATGATTTACGGTTATTAAGTTCTGGACCGAGAACGGGTTTAAATGAGATTAATCTTCCCGCACGTCAACCAGGTTCGTCTATTATGCCAGGAAAAGTAAATCCGGTAATTCCAGAAGTGGTAAATCAGACTTGTTTCTATGTGATTGGACAAGATTTAACGGTTACAATGGCGGCAGAAGCAGGACAATTGCAATTGAATGTAATGGAGCCCGTTATTGCTTTTGCGATGTTTACTTCGTTAGATTATCTTTCAAATGCGATTCAGACTTTAATTGATAAATGTATCAACGGAATCACTGCAAATGTTGACCATTGCTATAATATGGTTATGAATAGTATCGGAATCGTAACGCAATTGAACCCGATTATTGGTTACGAAGAAAGTGCAAGTATTGCTGGAGAAGCGTTAAAAACAGGTAAAAGTGTGCATCAAATTGCTGTTTTAGAACGTAAATTAATTACACAGGAAAAATGGGATGAGATTTATTCTTTAGAAAATCTAATTCATCCAAAGTTTATCACTAAATAAAAAATAGCAATAGTATAAATTAAAGCTGTCAATTTTTTTTGACGGCTTTTTTTGTTAAAATATTTTTTAAATTATTTTGTATCAGTGCTTAAGATGTTGAAAATAAGACTTATATTTACAATGAGCTTGATTTTTATTTCTAAAACAAAACTTCGTAAATGGTACTTTTTTTTCAAAATAATGCCGTTAAGTACAAGTCTAAAATCTTAGGATTACTATTAATTATTTCTTTTAATTTATCTGCTCAAGAGGAAATTAAAAATCCTGAAATCGAAACTCCAACGATCTGTCCTCCTAAAACGTTATTTGATCTTTTTAAGAAAAAAGACGATGCTTTGGTTGTTAAACCAACAAAGAACAATTTCTTTTTATTAATTCCAGCAATTGGTTCACAGCCTGCTACAGGTTTCTTTTTTGGTGCTGTGGCTCAATATACCTTTAAAGGAGAAGAAGAAAAAGATAAGTACTCAATTGCCAACATAGGGATTACTTATACGGTAAAAAATCAGTGGCTGGTTAACATTAAAAACAATATTTTGCTGAAGAATAATAAAATCTTTTTGAGTGGAGATTATCGTTTATACTTGTTTTCGCAGCCCAATTATGGTTTAGGAACCGATATCATTCCGCCCAGACGTGATCGACCTCCAGGTTTTAGTGTAGATTCTCTTGCTCAAGCAATGGATTATAATTATTTGAAGTTTCATCAAACGGTTTCTTTTGAGGTCAAAGAGAACTACTATATTGGAGGAGGTATTAATATTGACTGGTACTCAAGGATACAAGATGAGCAATTAGATGTTGCAAACGGAAAATATACGTACCATTACAATTATAGCCAAAAATACGGATTTGATAATTCTGAATATTTCTTGAATGGTGTAAGTCTAAATCTAGTTCACGATTCGCGAGATAATCAAGTAAATGCATCAAAAGGCTGGTTTGCCAATATAAATTATAGATTTAATCCTGTATTGTTTAATAATCAAGATTATAGCAATGTCCTTTTTGCAGAATACCGTCATTTTATTCCTGTTTCTCATAAAAATCCACATTATATTTTAGCTATTTGGACGTACGGGCAATTTGTGACTAGAGGAAAAGTTCCGTATTTAAATCTTCCTGCAATTGGCTGGGATCAGCGCAGCAGGAGTGGAGAAGGGTATACGCAGGGATTATTTAGAGGAAATGGGTTGGTTTATTTGTCTACAGAATTTAGGTTTCCCATTACATGCAATCAATTGTTAAGCGGTACGGTTTTTACCAATTTTGTGACAGCCAGTAATTCTGATAATGATTTAAAATTATTCAAATCAATACAACCAGCGGCTGGTGTTGGTTTGAGAATCTTAATTGATAAAGCTTCCAAAACGAATCTGATTTTGGATTATGCGTGGGGTAACAATTCTAAAGGATTCTATTTGAATGCTGGAGAGACTTTTTAATCTCAAAAATTAGGAATCAGAAAACTTTAAGTGCAAAATAATATCAAAAAGTAGGCTATGATGTCTGCTTTTTTGATTCTTCATAATTAAATCATAATTTGTAATGATGTGCCAAATTATGTTAAATTGTATTCTTATTTTTGTTGTATATACAAACTTCTTAAGATGAAATTACTTATAGTTGAAGACGAACCAAATCTATTATCAATATTAAGAAAAGGATTTGCAGAAAATAATAATGAAGTAAGCGTTGCAATGGACGGTAAAACGGCTATGGAGATGATTCATAATTATACCTTCGATGTAGTGATTTTAGACGTTATGCTTCCTGATGTTAATGGAATTGAAATTTGCAGAAGACTCCGCGCTGCAAAAAACTTTGTGCCAATTTTGCTTTTAACGGCTTTAGGAACCTCAGAAAACATTGTAACAGGATTAAATGCTGGTGCCGACGATTATTTGGTTAAGCCTTTTAAATTTGGCGAATTAGATGCCAGAATAAATGCGCTGTACAGAAGATCACAACAGGAAACAGAAAAAATAGATACCATCACAATTGCTGATTTAGAAATAAACGGACGCGCCAAAACCGTTAAAAGAGATGGAGAAAACATCATTTTAACGGCCAAAGAATTCAAACTTTTATATTATTTAGCAAAAAATACAGGTAGAATCGTATCTCGCGATCAGATTTTGGACAATGTTTGGGATATTAATTTTGATATGAATACCAACGTTGTTGATGTCTATATTACATACTTAAGAAGAAAGATAGATAAGCCTTATTCGTCCAAACTTATTCATACTATGAAAGGTTTGGGGTATGTTATAAAACCATAATATGGATATTAGAAAAAAAATTACTTTTAATTACGTTGCTCTTTCTACCTTTAGTACTTCGCTATTGTGTATCATCGTATTTTTCCTGTTTAGAGAAAACAATCGTTATCATTTTTTGAAGCGTCTGGATGATAGAGCAAAAATTGTTTCTTCTATTCATTTTCAAAAAGACCCAGAAAAGATCAAATATTACAAGAACCTTAAAAAGAATGGTCTTGAAGAATTGATCGAGGAAGAAGAATACGTACTGAAAATCAACAGTCATAATAGTTTTGATTACAATACCAATCTCAATCTTCCAAACTCTTTTTATACCAATATTTTAAGAACAGGAAAAGATTCTTTTGAAAGAGATAACAAATATTATTTAGGACAGATTTTTCAAGAAAACAATCAAAAATATATTGTAATTGTTGGGGCAAGAGATCGAAAAGGAAAAGATACGACTGTTTATATTGTTAAAATTATGCTTTTTGGCGGAATCGGTTTTGTGATTCTAGCTTTTCTTTTAGGACGATTTTTAGCAAAACGCGTTGTCGATCCAGTTGCAAGAATTACAAAAGAAGTAAAAAGAATTAGTGCTTCTAATCTTCATAATCGTTTGCCTGAAGTAAAAAATTCTGATGAAATTTCAGATTTGACCAATACTTTTAATAACATGCTGGATCGTTTGGAAACTTCTTTTGAGATTCAAGCCAACTTTATTAATAATGCATCTCACGAATTAAAAACGCCAATTACAACTATTATTGCCGAAGCAGAAATTATGCTGCTTAAAGAAAGAGAGCAACAAGAATATATCGAATCTCTGCAAAATATCTACAGTCAGGCCTCAAGATTAGGAAACTTAACGGAAAGCTTGCTGAAATTGACTCAAACGGGTTACGACGGACAAAAACAAGTGTCTGATATTGCTCGAATGGACGAATTGTTATTGGATGTAAAATCAGATTTAGATAAAATTTATCCAGATAACCGCGTAAGCATTAGGCTTAATTTTGCTCCAGAAGATTCGAATCTATTATTGCTCCCATGCAATAAACCGCTTTTAGAATTAGCAATCAATAATATTATTACCAATGGAGTAAAGTATTCTGATAACAATGAAGTCTTTGTGAGTCTTTCTGCTAATAAAGAAATGATTAAAATATCGATTAATGATATTGGAATCGGAATTCCGCCCGAGGATATTCCGCATTTGTATGAACCTTTCTTTAGAGGTAAAATCGCTGCCAAGTATATAGGATACGGGTTGGGACTTCCATTAGCTTCTAAAATCATTAGAATGCATGATGGCGAACTTCAAGTGCAGTCGGAGCAAAATAAAGGAACAATCGTCACGATTATCTTTAAAAAAGGCAACATTAAAAAATCTAATGTTTAATTTTAGAAAATTCTAATTTTAGATTAATTAAGGTCTAATTTGCGGACAGTTATTTTGTAAGTATAAACTAAAAGATGTACTTATGAAAAACTTTCTTATACCTACGACTTTAAAAGATGATACAATCTCTGCTGTTAAATCTGCGGTGAATCAGTCCAAAAATGCGGAATCAGAAATTATTTTAGTATTAGTTTCGGAAGCGCCCGATACTTTTTCTTCTTCTGGTTTTTTAAGAGAAATGAAATCTGGACTCACTAGAAGTCAGGAAGAAGTTCTAGAAACTTGCCGATATATTGTTGAACACACTTCAAACATAAAATTAAAAGTTCATAATCAATACGGACTTTCAGCACCAATTTTTAAAAGGCTAATTGAAGCCTTTTCAGTCAAATTGGTCATTCTTACCCATTCTTATAAACAAGAAACCAAAAAGATACACCAGTATTTGGTGCAATTGGCAGGAAATCAGAAATGCCCAATTCTTCATTTAAGCACAGAGATTAATAAAGAAGTTTTTCATAAAGCACTTTATGTAGAAAATTCTAGTATGAACATTCATGTAAAAGATGTTCAAGATTTTTTGAGCGCCAATTTCTCTTTTGAGATCGTAAGTCAAACTGCTAGTTTTGAAGACGACTACGAAAAAGTCGCTCCATTCTTATCGGAAGCGATTTCAAAACATAATATTGATATGTTGGTAGAAACCAGAAAAGGCGAAAAAATCAAATTTAAAAAATCGAAAAAAGAAAATGTCAATGAAAAACTAGGGCTTCCTGTTCTTTCATTGTACGAAGAGATGGTTTAGTTAGTAAATAGTTGATAGTTGATAGTTAATGGGAATTGTTCTTGTTCTAGCCTCCGCTAATTTTACTGATTTAACCAATTTAAAGATGCAATAAATCTAAAAACTAATCACACTTGACTAAGACTAATTACTAAAGAGTAATCATTAAGAAGTAAAAACCGCAATATTAATTTAAGACCGAAAATATGTTATTAAAGAAAAGAATACCAATGAAGTACGTTCTCGGGAAAATTAAAGTAGAAATTGTATTGGTATTAGCGTATACCATACTATTTGAGATTTTTCATCATTATTTCATCAATCTCCCTGTAGATATCCCGATTGCCATTCCGACTATGATCGGAACCATAATTTCCTTACTATTAGCTTTTAAGTCAAACCAGGCTTATGATAGATGGTGGGAAGCGCGAATTGTTTGGGGTGCTGTTGTAAACGACTCTAGAACTTTGATTCGTCAGGTTTTAACGTTTTATGAAGATCCAGATTTCTCTGTTGAAGCAAGCGAATTCAAAGAAAATTTTGCTAAAAGACAAATTGCATGGTGTTACAGTTTAGGTCAGTCGCTTCGAAACAGAGATGCAATAAAACCGATTGAAGGTTTTATTAGCGAAGAAGAAATCAGATACATCAAAAATCATCAAAACGTTCCAAATGCAATTTTGATGCTACATGCGAGAGATTTACGAAATGCTAAAAACGAAAAGAAAATCAACATGTATCAGCAGGTTGAAATCGATAATACTTTATCTAGATTATGTGATGAAATGGGAAAATGTGAGCGTATTAAAAACACGATTTTCCCAACAACATACAGTATGTATATTAGATTGACTTTGTGTTTGTTCATTTTTCTACTGCCTTTCGGATTAACGAGTGTTTTAAGCTGGTTTGCAATTCCTCTAATTACAGCAATTGGTGCTGCTTTCTTCTTGATCGAAAGAATGGCGATTCATTTGCAAGATCCGTTTGAAAACAGACCAACGGATACTCCAGTTACCGCAATTGCAAATACAATTGAAAAAAATATTAAACAAATGCTGAACGAATATCAAAGCGAGTTTGATATCCTGAAAGAATTTGACTTAAAAGATGAGCCTAAGAAAGTCGAAAAAGACGCTTATTTTGTCTTATAACTATTTAATTTTGGTCTGCTTTTAATTGTTGGCTGGACAGTGTGTAGTTGCGCTGTCCAGTTTTTTTTTATATAAAGATCTATTGATTTTTAAACACATAGAAACATAGATTGAATTATAGATAAAGATGTTTAAAAAAAATCTAAATTTTTACACATAGCTATGTGTGTTTAAATAAGTGAAACGTCTTATAAACACAAACAAAACTATGTGTCTATGTGTTTAAAATTATCTACAGACTTTTTGTTGCCAGTTTCCCTAAAGTCTGAATAGCAGTTCTTAACTCATTTGACCACGGCAGACCAAAACTCAATCGCATACAGTTTGAAAATTGATCTTGGAAAGAAAAAATCCTGCCTGGAGCAATACTGATATTGTGTTTCATCGCTAAATGATAAAAAGCAGCAGTATCAATTTTTTTGTCCAATTCGATCCATAGAAAAAATCCACCTTGAGGCTGACTTACTTTTGTTCCTTTCGGAAAAGATTCCAGAACTGTATTAATATAATTGTTGCAATTATGATTTAATATCTGGCGTATTTTTCGAAGATGATTTTCATAACGTCCGTTTTTTAAAAAATCCCCCACAACTTCGTGCGTAATAGTAGGCGAGGAGAGCGAATGATAAATTTTGTTTCTTAAGATTTGTTTTTTGAATTTCCCAGGCGAAACCCATCCTACGCGATAACCGGGAGCCAATGTTTTGGATACAGAGCTGCAGCAAAGTACAATTCCGCTTTCATCATAAGTTTTACAATTTGTTGGTCGGCTCGAACCAAAGTACAAATCACCGTGAATATCATCTTCAATCAATGGAATGTTATAGAACTCCATTAATTTCACCACTTCTATTTTATGTTCTGCAGGCATCATACTTCCAGAAGGGTTACTAAAATTACTCATCAGTAAACATAGTTTTACTTTTTTAGAAGAAAGCGATTTTTTGAGTGCTTCTAATTCTATTCCAGTTGTCATGTTTGTAGGCAGTTCCATGATATACAATCCTAAAGATTTGGCCAATTGCAAGATGCCAAAATAAGCGGGACTTTCTGTAATTATGGTATCGCCGGGTTGTGTTAACGTCATTAAACAATGAGATATGGCACTTGTGCAGCCAGGCATTGTAATAATATCTTCTTCTGTTAGCGATCCTCCCCATGTAAAAGACCATCGGGCAATTTCTCTTCTTAAATTAAGATTACCTTTTACTTGCTCATAACTAGTTCCGCTGTTTGGGAGTTGACGCATCGCCTGAACCATTCCTTTATTTAATTTAGCAATAGGAAGAAGTTCGTTTGACGGAAATCCCAAAGAAAGCATCGTAATATTTGGATCTGTCATATTGCCGTAAACCTGATCGATTAAATCTTCGCGGTCAATATTGGCACATTTTAAAATCGGACTGCTGGGCGATGGTTCAGGAATCGTTCTTGCTGAAATATTACTCACATAATATCCTGACTGCGGTCTAGCTTCAATCAAAGAACGGCTTTCGGCTTCATAATAAGCCTTACTTACAGTGCTCATGCTGTAACCCGTTTCTGCGCAAACTTCTCGAATAGAAGGCAGTTTATCGCCAACGCTCAAGACGCCAGACTTAATTTGTTTTTCAATACGGTCAGCAAATTGAAGATATAAGTAATTCGAATTTTTCATAAAAAAATAAAACTGTTATGGTGCAATTTACAAAAACTGTATCTGTATTGCTGTTTTATTTTTTAGAAATTTGCTTAAATAGAAAACTAAACAATAAAAACATCTCGTGAAAACAACAAAATACTACATCGCTGCTATTACATGTTTTGTAATCTGGGGATTTTTCAGTTTGGTTTTGAGACCAATACATGACTATCCTTCTTTAGATATTTTATTCTATCGTGTTTTTAGCTGTAGTATTTTAATGCTTCTTATTGCATTTTCTTTCAAGAGAAAAAGAATGAAAGAAGCTGTTCAAACTTTTAAATTAATGCCAGTTTTTGAGAAGCGAAAAACCATTTTACTAAATATTGGCGGAAGCGTTTTTCTAATGGCTAACTGGTTTACATTTATTTATGTTATGAATCATGTAAGTGTAAAAGCGACTTCCTTGGCGTATTTGGTTTGTCCTATTTTAACCACGCTGCTGGCTTATTTTATTTTGCACGAAAAACTAAATAAAACACAATGGATTGCTGTTGGATTAAGCATTTCAGGGTGTATTTTGTTATCGTATGCAAATATTATGGATATGTTTTTTAGTATTATAATCGGTTTTACATACGCCTCTTATTTAGTAAGTCAGCGTGTTAATAAAGGTTTTGATAAATTTATAATTCTAACTTTTCACATCACATTAGCGGCATTATGTTTACTGCCTTTTTATCCATTTTACAGCGGAACAGTTCCAACAGAATTTAAATTTTATTTCTGCATCGAAACCATTGCCATTTTGTTTACTATTTTCCCATTGTTTCTTAATTTATATGCCCTTTCGGGGATAAATTCTTCGACAGTCGGAATGCTTTTAAATATTAACCCAATGATTGCTTTTTTATTGGCAATGTTTTTATACAAAGAACAATTCGGATTTATACAAATTGCTGCATACGGAATTATTTTTGCCGCAGTTGTAGTTTTCAATTCACATCATATTTTTGCGGCCAAGCAAAAAAGAACCGCAATATCCAAAGGTTCTCAATAGTAATTTTCATATTTTTTATTGGTTTAAAATCGAAAATTACCAGAATCTTAACAGGATGTTTAAACAGGAATGATTATTTTTCATTCCTGTTTTTTTATGCGAAAAAGCGTAAAAATGTTTAGCCACAGATTGCACAGATTAAGAGGATTATTTTCTATGTGTTAAAATTTAAATCAAATCCTTTTAATCTGTGTAATCTGTGGCAAAAAAAATCTAATACAAACCGAACCTATTAATATGAAAAATACCAAACTTCAAGCCTTTACTCCGTTATTTTATTTAGTGTGGTCAGACGATTTATTGACTCAGAAAGAATTTGCAACTTTAAAAGAGTTTATAAACTCCCTAACTGTTTTATCTGAAGAAGAAAAAGAGTATCTACTTTCTAAAGTAGATATTTTAAATCCGCCTTCGCGAAACGAACTCACGCAATGGAAATTGGATATTGAAACAAGTATTCAGGACAAATCTTCGATAAAGTCTATTTTTGATATTGCGAAAGCACTTTCGGGAAATGATTTGGATTTAACACCAATCGAATCAGATTTCAAAAAACTAGAAAATGATTTAGGAATTTTAGGAGAAGAAGCACTTCAAAATTTTAAAACAAAAGCAGGTTCTTTTACGGCCAATTCTCATACCGATGCAAGTTTTGATATTCAGAAAATCACTCAACTTTTAGACGGAAAAGAAGCTGCCATAATCAAAAGAGTAAAATCGGTCATTTCAAGACCTGAATTTGCGTATGAAACTTCTACCGATATTAATGTGTTTAGGCAGACAGTTTACAAATGGTGTAAAATTTTAGCAGATGAAAATCTCGGAAATATGGCTTATCCTAAACAATATGGTGGAGGAGAAAACATAGCCGATTATTTTGCCATTAT
The Flavobacterium humidisoli DNA segment above includes these coding regions:
- a CDS encoding tRNA-(ms[2]io[6]A)-hydroxylase codes for the protein MGVLRLQLPTDPRWVNIVEKNIEEILTDHAWCEQKAATNAITIITNNSEHQDLVKDLLALAKEEIDHFEQVHNIIIKRGLKLGRERKDDYVNELYQYMKRSGDGSRVSGLVERLLFSAMIEARSCERFKVLSENIKDEELAVFYRELMESEAGHYTTFITYARKYGTGIDVEKRWREWLAFEESIITNYGKGETIHG
- a CDS encoding GMP reductase; the protein is MRIEMDLKLGFKDVMFRPKRSTLKSRSEVSLEQNFKFLHSTASWTGTPIMAANMDTVGTFEIAKVLAKEKLFTAIHKHYTLEEWNVFLKDVTPDFYDYIAVSTGTGKEDFDKIGAIISANPLLKFICIDVANGYSEHFVQFLKKTRKQYPDKIIIAGNVVTGEMTEELLLAGADIVKVGIGPGSVCTTRVKTGVGYPQLSAIIECADAAHGLGGHIISDGGCTTPGDVAKAFGAAADFVMLGGMLAGHTESGGELIEVKGEKFKQFYGMSSKTAMEKHAGGVAEYRASEGKTVQVPFKGDVIHTVLDILGGIRSTCTYVGASRLKELTKRTTFIRVSEQENQVFTK
- a CDS encoding GNAT family N-acetyltransferase, with protein sequence MITITEASLEDIAKIQEIAHITWPITYGEILTAEQLEYMLDMIYSNEALSKQIQNKEQLFYLISDTESVIGFIGIEHNYKNEAITKIHKIYLLPETQGKGFGKIVFEEIAKMALENNSKELLLNVNRFNTALNFYKKLGFEIKETVDIEIGNGYLMEDYVMGKNI
- a CDS encoding pentapeptide repeat-containing protein, whose amino-acid sequence is MKKESEYFLDKEYNTIVYTKDDLNFKDFECCVFNNCNFSACTFLAVTFIDCVFNNCIFSEAKINYVAFRTVTFNRCEIKEVNFAMCDKLIFEVRFNDCILDFSKFYTLKLKGTPFTNCSLIAVDFMAADLTGVLFDNCDLYRSEFNKAIANKADFNTSYNYTIDPSKTKLKKAVFSLKELKGLLFKHDVIVS
- the aspA gene encoding aspartate ammonia-lyase; the protein is MEPTRKEHDFLGELEIPNHLYYGIQTFRAVENFNITGIPISKEPLFIKALGYVKKAAALANKDCGAIDAKIAEAICYGSDQVIAGKFDQEFVSDLIQGGAGTSVNMNANEVIANIGLEYLGHKKGEYQFLHPNNHVNCSQSTNDAYPSAFRIALYLKMDSFIKTLAGLEVAFAKKGEEFKEVLKMGRTQLQDAVPMTLGQEFKAYATTIGEDIQRLKNAQELLLEINMGATAIGTKVNAPEGYPEICVKYLADEVGIPLTLSPDLIEATVDTGAYVQIMGTLKRSAVKISKICNDLRLLSSGPRTGLNEINLPARQPGSSIMPGKVNPVIPEVVNQTCFYVIGQDLTVTMAAEAGQLQLNVMEPVIAFAMFTSLDYLSNAIQTLIDKCINGITANVDHCYNMVMNSIGIVTQLNPIIGYEESASIAGEALKTGKSVHQIAVLERKLITQEKWDEIYSLENLIHPKFITK
- a CDS encoding BamA/TamA family outer membrane protein — protein: MVLFFQNNAVKYKSKILGLLLIISFNLSAQEEIKNPEIETPTICPPKTLFDLFKKKDDALVVKPTKNNFFLLIPAIGSQPATGFFFGAVAQYTFKGEEEKDKYSIANIGITYTVKNQWLVNIKNNILLKNNKIFLSGDYRLYLFSQPNYGLGTDIIPPRRDRPPGFSVDSLAQAMDYNYLKFHQTVSFEVKENYYIGGGINIDWYSRIQDEQLDVANGKYTYHYNYSQKYGFDNSEYFLNGVSLNLVHDSRDNQVNASKGWFANINYRFNPVLFNNQDYSNVLFAEYRHFIPVSHKNPHYILAIWTYGQFVTRGKVPYLNLPAIGWDQRSRSGEGYTQGLFRGNGLVYLSTEFRFPITCNQLLSGTVFTNFVTASNSDNDLKLFKSIQPAAGVGLRILIDKASKTNLILDYAWGNNSKGFYLNAGETF